One genomic region from Actinocatenispora thailandica encodes:
- a CDS encoding sensor histidine kinase yields the protein MQDGRWRLTPRQLTGIDAVLAAGVLAADAVPTLVVGHAGGWSLLATLPAVPGAAALLGRRRWPGPALVAALLAIVLGAAAGTLSPYTLLPAACALYTVAVTQPRRRWVPTVAIGVLSGVGLLAMTAAGPTAGSSAAGTDRSLAMLVFGLVLLGCSWTLGRAVADRREYAARWAQQRAERAVAEERLRLAREMHDVVAHALGVIAVKAGVANHVVRQRPAEAHDALAVIETTSRQALTEMRHLLGVLRDGEPGELAPAPGLPGLGELVDRAAVVGVPVELSVRGAELVPDGLGVSVYRIVQESVTNVVKHAAPATCRVRVTGTDTLVRIEVTDDGGAAAPRGRAEATAGVAPGPAGGCPEATAGGRADAAPAAAGPTCSPGWHADRATARPATGCCPRSGTG from the coding sequence GTGCAGGACGGCAGGTGGCGGTTGACCCCACGGCAGCTGACCGGGATCGACGCGGTGCTCGCCGCCGGCGTGCTCGCCGCGGACGCGGTGCCCACGCTGGTGGTCGGCCACGCGGGTGGCTGGTCGTTGCTGGCGACGCTGCCGGCGGTGCCCGGCGCCGCGGCGTTGCTGGGCCGGCGGCGCTGGCCGGGCCCGGCGCTGGTGGCCGCGCTGCTGGCGATCGTGCTGGGCGCCGCGGCCGGTACCCTCTCGCCGTACACGCTGCTGCCCGCCGCGTGCGCCCTCTACACGGTCGCCGTCACCCAGCCGCGCCGCCGCTGGGTGCCCACCGTCGCGATCGGCGTGCTGAGCGGTGTCGGGCTGCTCGCGATGACCGCCGCCGGGCCCACCGCCGGCTCCTCGGCGGCCGGTACCGACCGGTCGCTGGCCATGCTGGTGTTCGGGCTGGTGCTGCTCGGCTGCTCGTGGACGCTGGGCCGGGCGGTGGCCGACCGCCGGGAGTACGCGGCGCGGTGGGCCCAGCAGCGCGCCGAGCGGGCGGTCGCCGAGGAACGGCTGCGGCTGGCCCGGGAGATGCACGACGTCGTCGCGCACGCGCTCGGCGTCATCGCGGTCAAGGCCGGGGTGGCGAACCATGTGGTCCGGCAGCGCCCGGCCGAGGCGCACGACGCGCTCGCGGTCATCGAGACCACCAGCCGGCAGGCGCTGACGGAGATGCGGCACCTGCTCGGCGTGCTGCGTGACGGCGAGCCGGGCGAGCTGGCGCCCGCGCCCGGCCTGCCCGGGCTGGGCGAGCTGGTGGACCGCGCGGCGGTGGTCGGCGTGCCGGTCGAGCTGTCGGTACGCGGCGCCGAGCTGGTCCCGGACGGCCTCGGCGTTTCGGTGTACCGGATCGTGCAGGAGTCGGTGACCAACGTGGTCAAGCACGCCGCGCCGGCGACCTGCCGGGTCCGGGTGACCGGTACCGACACCCTGGTGCGGATCGAGGTCACCGACGACGGCGGGGCGGCTGCGCCGCGAGGGCGCGCCGAGGCGACAGCCGGCGTGGCGCCCGGACCGGCCGGCGGGTGCCCCGAGGCGACCGCCGGCGGTCGCGCCGACGCGGCCC